One Syngnathoides biaculeatus isolate LvHL_M chromosome 4, ASM1980259v1, whole genome shotgun sequence DNA window includes the following coding sequences:
- the ank1a gene encoding ankyrin-1a isoform X5 translates to MKLSSFAHVQSIFHDEPGVLEKYEEQIHPSECLSNIQQYSEPAFWLTRRNNENGITPLHIASRRGNVIMVRLLLDRGAQIDAKTKDELTPLHCAARNGHVRIIEILLDNGAPIQAKTKNGLSPIHMSAQGDHVDCVKQLLQYNADIDDITLDHLTPLHVAAHCGHHRMAKALLDKGAKPNSRALNGFTPLHIACKKNHIRVMDLLLKHAASLEAVTESGLTPLHVTSFMGHLNIVKILLQKGASPSASNVKVETPLHMASRAGHFEVAEFLIQNAAPVDAKAKDDQTPLHCAARMGHKEIVKLLLEHKAKPNSTTTAGHTPLHIAAREGHAQTVRILLDMEAQQTKMTKKGFTPLHVASKYGKVDVAELLLERGANPNAAGKNGLTPLHVAVHHNNLDVVKLLVSKGGSPHSAARNGYTALHIASKQNQMEVANSLLQSGASANAESLQGVTPLHLASQEGRPDMVSLLISKQANVNLGNKSGLTSLHLVAQEGHVGIADILVKQGASVYSATRMGYTPLHVACHYGNIKMVKFLVQQQANVNSKTRLGYAPLHQAAQQGHTDIVTLLLKHGAQPNETTTNGTSALAIAKRLGYISVIDVLKLVTEETASMTTTEKHRMSFPETVDEILDVSEDEGLAQLTLGEELLGTEGARYMKMDDMKDRDDDFLSPKKSLEYERGLGTANYSPAIPRIPRVSPETVILKEHDLDQHTPLPLPKEYDEDSLIPSSPATETSDNVSPVASPIHTGFLVSFMVDARGGSMRGSRHNGLRVIIPPRTCAAPTRITCRLVKPQKLTSPPPLVEGEGLASRIISLGPAGMQFLGPVIVEIPHFAALGRGDRELVVLRSENGSVWKEHRNRYGDEVLETILNGMDEDLESQEELVKKRIRRIISTDFPLYFAVVSRVQQESDLIGPEGGSLTSKLVPLVQATFPETAVTKRVRLGLQAQPVPDELVAKLLGNQANFSPVVTVEPRRRKFHRPIGLRIPLPPSWRDSPRDSGEGDTTSLRLLCSVIGGTAAAQWEDITGTTKLVYANECASFTTNVSARFWLADCPRTAESVSFANLLYKELSAVAYMAKFVVFAKMNELREGRLRCYCMTDDKMDKTLEQHENFTEVARSRDIEVMEGMPLHLECSGNLVPVRKAAQQPRCFSFQAFRDNRLPVSVKVRDSSKEHAGFLSFLRKPTKYEDGQHVLCNLNITMPPCIKIIGSEDRRRTLTPLALRERYSALNEPAMASMSAMERAELKMAVIAEQLGLSWAELARELQLSVDDINKIRVENPNSLLEQSSALLNLWATREGKRAKMETLYVALKSIDRVDIVNMLEGQPAQPTRRGSGELGRRHNDRERLSPALTNGYGLAQDELLSPASMQYSLPSPLGAEPYWQEVSSLDCAPIATTEEDTLMEMSDVQVWPSGNSPSLVPLEDSSLECSNADDSEALLGLPFGSLGRPAGRAGGGGAVLSGSTEPPEDDSEMGVDSLSTATPASLGGTIAGINLNGLNNGLGSEASSELSPVTSATGGNGEVGGGGGGGGGGNLDSEEGLSLVAGQQRVYARLSESPGLTCVADRNGDRSSNGGSGSGGSSFMSYLQEQTGPGWIPAADAQAWLANQPKTRQVIDTVITSCCNSVDGDQSRLSQEALLQPVRDAGHAEILRGRLRGTQPFERAWDDVRCKGQGDEADDLPGEQISEEQFSDEHGNIITKKIVRKVVRRGKGEDGVQDVSADGSLQDANELEADAEQFMSYAVLGRESSKPDTVDTAKKGAQIVKCASLRRVKQ, encoded by the exons atgaagctctcgtcctttgcgcatgtgcaatccatttttcacgacgaaccgggtgttttggaaaagtatgaagagcaaatccatccatctgagtgtttgagcaatatccagcaatacagcgagccggcattttggctaacacgaaggaacaacgag AACGGCATCACCCCTTTGCACATCGCATCCAGACGGGGGAACGTGATCATGGTCCGGCTCCTCCTCGACCGAGGGGCACAAATAGACGCCAAGACCAAG GACGAGCTCACGCCTCTGCACTGCGCGGCGAGAAATGGTCACGTCAGAATCATAGAAATTCTTCTCGACAACGGGGCCCCCATCCAGGCCAAGACCAAG AACGGCCTGTCTCCGATCCACATGTCGGCACAGGGGGACCACGTGGACTGCGTCAAGCAGCTCCTGCAGTACAACGCAGACATTGACGACATCACGCTGGACCACCTGACCCCGCTGCACGTGGCCGCGCATTGCGGGCACCACCGAATGGCGAAGGCTCTGCTGGACAAGGGGGCCAAACCCAACTCTCGCGCACTG aaCGGCTTTACGCCTTTGCATATTGCGTGCAAAAAGAATCACATACGCGTGATGGATCTTCTGCTCAAACACGCGGCGTCACTCGAGGCCGTGACCGAG TCCGGCTTGACGCCGCTGCACGTGACGTCTTTCATGGGCCACCTCAACATCGTGAAGATCCTCCTGCAGAAAGGAGCCTCGCCCAGCGCTTCGAACGTG AAAGTTGAAACCCCCCTCCATATGGCGTCCCGGGCAGGACACTTTGAGGTGGCGGAGTTTTTAATACAGAATGCGGCACCGGTGGACGCCAAGGCCAAG GATGACCAAACGCCGCTCCATTGTGCCGCTCGAATGGGCCACAAGGAAATTGTGAAACTGCTGCTAGAGCACAAAGCCAAACCCAACTCCACGACCACGGCGGGACACACGCCGCTCCACATCGCTGCCCGCGAGGGCCACGCGCAGACCGTGCGCATCCTCTTGGACATGGAAGCGCAGCAGACGAAGATGACGAAG AAAGGCTTCACTCCTCTTCACGTGGCTTCCAAGTACGGCAAGGTAGATGTGGCCGAGCTGTTGCTGGAGAGGGGAGCTAACCCGAATGCTGCTGGGAAG AACGGTCTGACTCCCCTGCACGTCGCCGTGCATCACAACAACCTGGATGTTGTCAAGCTGCTCGTCAGCAAAGGGGGTTCTCCACACAGCGCCGCCAGG AATGGCTACACCGCCCTGCACATTGCGTCCAAGCAGAATCAGATGGAGGTGGCGAACAGCCTGTTGCAGTCCGGCGCTTCGGCCAACGCCGAATCTCTCCAGGGCGTCACGCCGCTCCACCTGGCCTCGCAGGAAGGGAGGCCCGACATGGTCTCGCTGCTCATCTCCAAGCAGGCTAACGTCAACCTCGGGAACAAG AGTGGACTGACGTCGCTCCATCTTGTGGCACAGGAGGGACACGTTGGCATTGCTGACATCTTAGTGAAGCAAGGCGCGTCGGTCTACTCGGCCACACGG ATGGGCTACACCCCTCTCCATGTAGCGTGTCACTATGGCAACATCAAGATGGTGAAGTTCCTGGTGCAGCAACAGGCCAACGTCAACAGCAAAACGCGG CTGGGTTACGCGCCCCTGCACCAGGCCGCCCAGCAAGGACACACGGACATCGTGACGCTGCTGCTGAAGCACGGCGCCCAGCCCAACGAGACCACGACG AACGGGACATCCGCCCTCGCCATCGCCAAGAGGCTGGGCTACATCTCCGTCATCGACGTGCTCAAGCTGGTGACGGAGGAGACGGCGTCTATG ACCACCACAGAGAAACACCGAATGAGCTTCCCAGAAACAGTGGATGAGATACTGGATGTGTCCGAGGATGAAG GACTTGCGCAGCTAACATTAG GAGAGGAGCTCCTGGGGACCGAGGGGGCCAGGTACATGAAGATGGATGACATGAAAGACCGTGATGACGATTTCCTCTCCCCCAAGAAATCACTGGAGTACGAGAGAGGGCTGGGCACAGC AAATTACTCTCCGGCCATTCCCAGGATTCCGCGTGTTTCTCCCGAGACGGTGATCCTGAAAGAACACGATCTAGATCAG CACACTCCGCTTCCGCTGCCCAAAGAGTACGACGAAGACTCTCTGATTCCCAGCAGCCCCGCAACGGAGACATCGGACAACGTCAGCCCGGTCGCCAGTCCCATACACACAGG GTTTCTGGTGAGCTTCATGGTGGACGCGCGTGGCGGCTCAATGCGAGGCAGCAGGCACAACGGCCTGCGGGTCATCATCCCCCCGAGGACCTGCGCGGCTCCCACCCGCATCACCTGCCGCCTGGTGAAGCCACAGAAGCTGACCAGCCCGCCGCCGCTGGTGGAGGGAGAAGGCCTGGCCAGCAGAATCATCTCGCTCGGCCCTGCCGGGATGCAGTTTCTTGG ACCCGTCATTGTGGAGATCCCCCACTTTGCCGCTCTGGGACGTGGCGACCGTGAGCTCGTCGTGCTGAGGAGCGAGAACGGATCGGTGTGGAAAGAACACCGCAATCGCTACGGCGACGAAGTACTCGAGACGATCCTCAATGGGATGGATGAGG ATTTGGAAAGTCAGGAGGAGCTCGTGAAGAAGCGAATCCGCCGCATCATCTCCACCGACTTTCCGCTGTATTTTGCCGTCGTGTCGCGGGTCCAGCAGGAGAGCGACCTGATCGGCCCCGAGGGGGGTTCGCTGACGAGCAAACTGGTGCCGCTGGTCCAGGCCACATTTCCCGAGACGGCGGTCACCAAGCGAGTCCGTCTGGGGCTGCAG GCTCAGCCCGTGCCCGACGAGCTGGTGGCCAAGTTGCTCGGGAACCAAGCCAACTTCAGCCCGGTGGTGACGGTGGAGCCTCGGCGGCGGAAGTTCCACCGGCCCATCGGCCTGCGGATCCCTCTGCCCCCGTCCTGGCGGGACAGCCCCCGGGACTCCGGGGAGGGCGACACCACCAGTCTGCGGCTCCTTTGCTCAGTCATAG GtggaacagctgcagctcagtGGGAAGACATCACCGGTACCACCAAGCTCGTCTACGCTAATGAATGCGCCAGTTTTACCACCAATGTGTCTGCGCG GTTCTGGCTCGCGGACTGTCCTCGTACCGCAGAGTCGGTCTCCTTTGCCAACTTGCTTTACAAAGAGCTTTCGGCCGTCGCTTACATGGCGAAGTTCGTGGTGTTCGCCAAGATGAACGAGTTGCGCGAAGGGCGCCTGCGCTGTTACTGCATGACTGACGATAAGATGGATAAAACCCTGGAGCAGCACGAGAACTTCACGGAAGTGGCCCGCAGCCGGGACATCGAG GTGATGGAGGGAATGCCGCTTCACCTGGAATGTTCCGGGAATCTCGTACCGGTGCGGAAGGCCGCCCAGCAGCCCCGCTGCTTCAGCTTCCAGGCCTTTCGAGACAACAGACTTCCCGTCTCCGTGAAG GTGAGAGATAGCAGCAAAGAGCACGCCGGGTTCCTGTCCTTCCTTCGCAAGCCCACCAAGTATGAAGACGGTCAACACGTGCTGTGCAACCTCAACATTACAATGCCGCCGTGCATCAAG ATTATTGGAAGTGAAGACCGCAGGCGGACTTTGACCCCGCTGGCTCTAAGGGAAAGATACAGTGCCCTGAACGAACCTGCCATGG CGTCGATGAGCGCCATGGAgagggcggagctgaagatggCTGTCATTGCCGAGCAGCTGGGACTGAGCTGGGCTG AGTTGGCTCGGGAGCTTCAGCTGAGTGTAGATGACATCAACAAGATCCGTGTGGAGAATCCCAACTCCCTCCTGGAGCAGAGTTCTGCACTCCTCAACCTGTGGGCGACCCGCGAGGGCAAGAGAGCCAAAA TGGAGACCTTGTACGTGGCGCTGAAGAGCATCGACCGCGTGGACATCGTCAACATGCTGGAGGGCCAACCGGCGCAGCCTACCAGACGCGGCTCCGGTGAACTCGGCAGGCGCCATAACGACCGAGAACGCCTCTCTCCCGCTTTGACCAATG GTTACGGGCTGGCGCAGGATGAGCTCCTGTCCCCGGCCTCCATGCAGTACAGCCTGCCCTCGCCGCTGGGCGCCGAGCCCTACTGGCAGGAGGTCTCCAGCCTGGACTGCGCGCCCATCGCCACCACAGAGGAGGACACCCTCATGGAGATGTCCGACGTGCAGGTGTGGCCCTCCGGTAATTCCCCCTCCCTGGTGCCCTTGGAGGATTCCTCGCTGGAGTGCAGCAACGCGGACGACTCCGAGGCCCTGCTCGGGCTGCCCTTCGGGAGCCTGGGTCGTCCGGCCGGTCGGGCCGGCGGAGGGGGCGCCGTGCTGAGCGGTTCGACCGAACCGCCCGAGGACGATTCGGAGATGGGCGTCGACTCGCTCAGCACCGCCACGCCGGCCTCGCTCGGCGGCACCATCGCCGGTATCAATCTGAACGGACTGAACAACGGTCTGGGGTCGGAGGCGAGTTCGGAGTTATCGCCCGTCACCAGCGCAACTGGTGGCAACGGAGaagtaggaggaggaggaggaggaggaggaggagggaatcTGGACTCAGAGGAGGGGCTTTCTCTTGTTGCAGGACAGCAAAGGGTCTATGCCCGACTCAGTGAGTCACCCGGTCTCACCTGCGTTGCAGATCGGAACGGTGACAG GTCGTCAAATGGCGGAAGCGGGAGCGGCGGCAGCTCGTTCATGTCCTACCTGCAGGAGCAGACGGGCCCAGGGTGGATCCCAGCCGCGGACGCGCAGGCCTGGCTGGCCAACCAGCCAAAAACCCGACAGGTCATTGACACCGTGATCACGTCGTGCTGCAACTCCGTGGACGGGGACCAGTCGCGTTTGTCCCAGGAGGCCTTGCTGCAGCCCGTGAGGGACGCGGGCCACGCCGAGATTTTGCGGGGGCGCCTCCGGGGTACCCAGCCCTTTGAGAGGGCCTGGG